The following proteins are encoded in a genomic region of Gouania willdenowi chromosome 6, fGouWil2.1, whole genome shotgun sequence:
- the fam169b gene encoding protein FAM169B isoform X3: MYPVDLPDLSPTDITSSSERYLSALESGRLHKECLELPPCTYKSKATISAPNLSRLQLFDDQPVCVVLALHSSDEQAEVLALYLHDRWWHLEDVLRTSSLSRSGLVPFLGETCVQQVESLTERLVVFLLSQVVEQPSEGEALFALHSHTESCKVLWREGQAVGFYSVKPKGSLLNCWSGACYLLPVLDTVLVRKSCRRRGFGLQMLKDFCSSFTVDETLGVSSPISPSMAAVLRIFLQQHEEHREHLYEVEAPGGWAQRQNIWLNIQLGRYSWTHAGPDPTSEEFSST, encoded by the exons ATGTATCCTGTTGACCTGCCAGATTTGAGCCCCACTGACATTACATCTTCATCAGAGCGTTACCTCTCTGCGTTGGAATCGGGACGTCTGCATAAAGAGTGCTTAGAGTTACCACCTTGTACCTATAAGTCTAAG GCAACAATATCTGCTCCAAACCTAAGTCGACTGCAGCTGTTTGATGATCAACCTGTTTGTGTCGTGTTGGCACTTCACTCTTCAGATGAACAAGCAGAAG TGCTGGCTCTGTACCTGCATGACAGGTGGTGGCATCTGGAGGACGTCTTACGAACATCTAGCTTAAGCAGAAGTGGCCTTGTACCG TTTCTTGGTGAAACTTGTGTCCAACAGGTTGAGTCACTCACTGAGAGGTTGGTCGTGTTCCTACTCAGTCAGGTAGTGGAGCAGCCATCAGAGGGAGAGGCCCTGTTCGCCCTCCATTCACACACTGAGAGCTGTAAAGTACTGTGGAGGGAGGGCCAGGCTGTGGGATTCTACTCTGTTAAACCCAAAG GAAGCCTGTTAAACTGCTGGAGCGGGGCCTGTTACCTGCTGCCTGTTTTGGACACAGTGCTTGTGAGGAAGAGCTGCAGGAGGAGAGGCTTTGGCCTTCAGATGTTGAAAGATTTCTGCTCGTCATTCACTGTCGATGAGACTTTAGGAGTCAGTTCTCCTATATCTCCCAGCATGGCAGCAG TTCTCAGAATATTTCTGCAGCAGCATGAGGAGCACCGTGAGCATCTGTACGAGGTGGAGGCACCAGGAGGCTGGGCTCAGCGACAAAACATCTGGCTGAACATCCAGCTGGGCCGCTACTCATGG ACTCACGCTGGACCTGACCCGACCTCTGAAGAGTTCAGCTCAACATAA
- the arpin gene encoding arpin yields the protein MSRIYHNTSLQNKPVHSEKFVRVWSPSAYESGPGVLLEGKLLDVSRHAITDTTNQKVRFYVLYIKPSCIHQRKFDASGKEVEPNFSDTRKVNTGFLMSSYQVEAKGESDLISEEQLSSLVNKEDLLKMTDKHRPDGTWAFWYPESEFDKTELETGQDVRLKTRGNSPFIFSLAKLDEGTVTKCNFAGDENAGASWTDKIMANKAEAGGSLPPGGAGEGAEEDEWDD from the exons ATGAGCAGAATTTATCATAACACGTCGTTACAGAACAAACCGGTGCACAGTGAGAAGTTTGTCCGTGTGTGGTCACCCTCTGCTTATGAAAG TGGCCCTGGAGTTCTTCTGGAGGGAAAACTGCTCGATGTTTCAAGACATGCAATCACTGACACCACAAATCAGAAG GTCCGTTTCTATGTGCTCTACATCAAACCAAGCTGCATCCATCAAAGGAAGTTTGATGCCAGCGGGAAGGAGGTGGAGCCAAACTTCAGTGACACCCGAAAAGTCAACACCGGTTTTCTCATGTCCTCCTATC AGGTGGAGGCTAAAGGGGAGTCTGACCTTAtttctgaggaacagttgtcatCATTGGTGAACAAAGAAGATCTGCTGAAGATGACAGACAAGCACCGTCCCGATGGGACCTGGGCCTTCTGGTACCCTGAGTCAGAGTTTGACAAAACGGAGCTGGAAACTGGACAGGATGTACGGCTGAAGACCAGAGGAAACAGTCCTTTTATAT TCTCTTTAGCCAAACTGGATGAAGGCACAGTGACTAAGTGTAACTTTGCCGGAGACGAAAATGCCGGAGCATCGTGGACAGACAAGATTATGGCAAACAAGGCCGAAGCAGGAGGCTCCCTGCCTCCAGGGGGAGCTGGAGAGGGAGCAGAGGAGGACGAATGG GATGATTGA
- the fam169b gene encoding protein FAM169B isoform X1 translates to MYPVDLPDLSPTDITSSSERYLSALESGRLHKECLELPPCTYKSKATISAPNLSRLQLFDDQPVCVVLALHSSDEQAEGLHVISYALILQHKNLASYGFCLSVLALYLHDRWWHLEDVLRTSSLSRSGLVPFLGETCVQQVESLTERLVVFLLSQVVEQPSEGEALFALHSHTESCKVLWREGQAVGFYSVKPKGSLLNCWSGACYLLPVLDTVLVRKSCRRRGFGLQMLKDFCSSFTVDETLGVSSPISPSMAAVLRIFLQQHEEHREHLYEVEAPGGWAQRQNIWLNIQLGRYSWTHAGPDPTSEEFSST, encoded by the exons ATGTATCCTGTTGACCTGCCAGATTTGAGCCCCACTGACATTACATCTTCATCAGAGCGTTACCTCTCTGCGTTGGAATCGGGACGTCTGCATAAAGAGTGCTTAGAGTTACCACCTTGTACCTATAAGTCTAAG GCAACAATATCTGCTCCAAACCTAAGTCGACTGCAGCTGTTTGATGATCAACCTGTTTGTGTCGTGTTGGCACTTCACTCTTCAGATGAACAAGCAGAAGGTCTCCATGTGATATCATATGCTCTCATTCTACAACACAAAAATCTTGCTTCATACGGCTTTTGCCTTTCAGTGCTGGCTCTGTACCTGCATGACAGGTGGTGGCATCTGGAGGACGTCTTACGAACATCTAGCTTAAGCAGAAGTGGCCTTGTACCG TTTCTTGGTGAAACTTGTGTCCAACAGGTTGAGTCACTCACTGAGAGGTTGGTCGTGTTCCTACTCAGTCAGGTAGTGGAGCAGCCATCAGAGGGAGAGGCCCTGTTCGCCCTCCATTCACACACTGAGAGCTGTAAAGTACTGTGGAGGGAGGGCCAGGCTGTGGGATTCTACTCTGTTAAACCCAAAG GAAGCCTGTTAAACTGCTGGAGCGGGGCCTGTTACCTGCTGCCTGTTTTGGACACAGTGCTTGTGAGGAAGAGCTGCAGGAGGAGAGGCTTTGGCCTTCAGATGTTGAAAGATTTCTGCTCGTCATTCACTGTCGATGAGACTTTAGGAGTCAGTTCTCCTATATCTCCCAGCATGGCAGCAG TTCTCAGAATATTTCTGCAGCAGCATGAGGAGCACCGTGAGCATCTGTACGAGGTGGAGGCACCAGGAGGCTGGGCTCAGCGACAAAACATCTGGCTGAACATCCAGCTGGGCCGCTACTCATGG ACTCACGCTGGACCTGACCCGACCTCTGAAGAGTTCAGCTCAACATAA
- the fam169b gene encoding protein FAM169B isoform X4 has product MYPVDLPDLSPTDITSSSERYLSALESGRLHKECLELPPCTYKSKATISAPNLSRLQLFDDQPVCVVLALHSSDEQAEGLHVISYALILQHKNLASYGFCLSVLALYLHDRWWHLEDVLRTSSLSRSGLVPFLGETCVQQVESLTERLVVFLLSQVVEQPSEGEALFALHSHTESCKVLWREGQAVGFYSVKPKGSLLNCWSGACYLLPVLDTVLVRKSCRRRGFGLQMLKDFCSSFTVDETLGVSSPISPSMAAEYFCSSMRSTVSICTRWRHQEAGLSDKTSG; this is encoded by the exons ATGTATCCTGTTGACCTGCCAGATTTGAGCCCCACTGACATTACATCTTCATCAGAGCGTTACCTCTCTGCGTTGGAATCGGGACGTCTGCATAAAGAGTGCTTAGAGTTACCACCTTGTACCTATAAGTCTAAG GCAACAATATCTGCTCCAAACCTAAGTCGACTGCAGCTGTTTGATGATCAACCTGTTTGTGTCGTGTTGGCACTTCACTCTTCAGATGAACAAGCAGAAGGTCTCCATGTGATATCATATGCTCTCATTCTACAACACAAAAATCTTGCTTCATACGGCTTTTGCCTTTCAGTGCTGGCTCTGTACCTGCATGACAGGTGGTGGCATCTGGAGGACGTCTTACGAACATCTAGCTTAAGCAGAAGTGGCCTTGTACCG TTTCTTGGTGAAACTTGTGTCCAACAGGTTGAGTCACTCACTGAGAGGTTGGTCGTGTTCCTACTCAGTCAGGTAGTGGAGCAGCCATCAGAGGGAGAGGCCCTGTTCGCCCTCCATTCACACACTGAGAGCTGTAAAGTACTGTGGAGGGAGGGCCAGGCTGTGGGATTCTACTCTGTTAAACCCAAAG GAAGCCTGTTAAACTGCTGGAGCGGGGCCTGTTACCTGCTGCCTGTTTTGGACACAGTGCTTGTGAGGAAGAGCTGCAGGAGGAGAGGCTTTGGCCTTCAGATGTTGAAAGATTTCTGCTCGTCATTCACTGTCGATGAGACTTTAGGAGTCAGTTCTCCTATATCTCCCAGCATGGCAGCAG AATATTTCTGCAGCAGCATGAGGAGCACCGTGAGCATCTGTACGAGGTGGAGGCACCAGGAGGCTGGGCTCAGCGACAAAACATCTGGCTGA
- the fam169b gene encoding protein FAM169B isoform X2: MYPVDLPDLSPTDITSSSERYLSALESGRLHKECLELPPCTYKSKATISAPNLSRLQLFDDQPVCVVLALHSSDEQAEGLHVISYALILQHKNLASYGFCLSVLALYLHDRWWHLEDVLRTSSLSRSGLVPVESLTERLVVFLLSQVVEQPSEGEALFALHSHTESCKVLWREGQAVGFYSVKPKGSLLNCWSGACYLLPVLDTVLVRKSCRRRGFGLQMLKDFCSSFTVDETLGVSSPISPSMAAVLRIFLQQHEEHREHLYEVEAPGGWAQRQNIWLNIQLGRYSWTHAGPDPTSEEFSST, from the exons ATGTATCCTGTTGACCTGCCAGATTTGAGCCCCACTGACATTACATCTTCATCAGAGCGTTACCTCTCTGCGTTGGAATCGGGACGTCTGCATAAAGAGTGCTTAGAGTTACCACCTTGTACCTATAAGTCTAAG GCAACAATATCTGCTCCAAACCTAAGTCGACTGCAGCTGTTTGATGATCAACCTGTTTGTGTCGTGTTGGCACTTCACTCTTCAGATGAACAAGCAGAAGGTCTCCATGTGATATCATATGCTCTCATTCTACAACACAAAAATCTTGCTTCATACGGCTTTTGCCTTTCAGTGCTGGCTCTGTACCTGCATGACAGGTGGTGGCATCTGGAGGACGTCTTACGAACATCTAGCTTAAGCAGAAGTGGCCTTGTACCG GTTGAGTCACTCACTGAGAGGTTGGTCGTGTTCCTACTCAGTCAGGTAGTGGAGCAGCCATCAGAGGGAGAGGCCCTGTTCGCCCTCCATTCACACACTGAGAGCTGTAAAGTACTGTGGAGGGAGGGCCAGGCTGTGGGATTCTACTCTGTTAAACCCAAAG GAAGCCTGTTAAACTGCTGGAGCGGGGCCTGTTACCTGCTGCCTGTTTTGGACACAGTGCTTGTGAGGAAGAGCTGCAGGAGGAGAGGCTTTGGCCTTCAGATGTTGAAAGATTTCTGCTCGTCATTCACTGTCGATGAGACTTTAGGAGTCAGTTCTCCTATATCTCCCAGCATGGCAGCAG TTCTCAGAATATTTCTGCAGCAGCATGAGGAGCACCGTGAGCATCTGTACGAGGTGGAGGCACCAGGAGGCTGGGCTCAGCGACAAAACATCTGGCTGAACATCCAGCTGGGCCGCTACTCATGG ACTCACGCTGGACCTGACCCGACCTCTGAAGAGTTCAGCTCAACATAA
- the fam169b gene encoding protein FAM169B isoform X5: MYPVDLPDLSPTDITSSSERYLSALESGRLHKECLELPPCTYKSKATISAPNLSRLQLFDDQPVCVVLALHSSDEQAEVLALYLHDRWWHLEDVLRTSSLSRSGLVPVESLTERLVVFLLSQVVEQPSEGEALFALHSHTESCKVLWREGQAVGFYSVKPKGSLLNCWSGACYLLPVLDTVLVRKSCRRRGFGLQMLKDFCSSFTVDETLGVSSPISPSMAAVLRIFLQQHEEHREHLYEVEAPGGWAQRQNIWLNIQLGRYSWTHAGPDPTSEEFSST; the protein is encoded by the exons ATGTATCCTGTTGACCTGCCAGATTTGAGCCCCACTGACATTACATCTTCATCAGAGCGTTACCTCTCTGCGTTGGAATCGGGACGTCTGCATAAAGAGTGCTTAGAGTTACCACCTTGTACCTATAAGTCTAAG GCAACAATATCTGCTCCAAACCTAAGTCGACTGCAGCTGTTTGATGATCAACCTGTTTGTGTCGTGTTGGCACTTCACTCTTCAGATGAACAAGCAGAAG TGCTGGCTCTGTACCTGCATGACAGGTGGTGGCATCTGGAGGACGTCTTACGAACATCTAGCTTAAGCAGAAGTGGCCTTGTACCG GTTGAGTCACTCACTGAGAGGTTGGTCGTGTTCCTACTCAGTCAGGTAGTGGAGCAGCCATCAGAGGGAGAGGCCCTGTTCGCCCTCCATTCACACACTGAGAGCTGTAAAGTACTGTGGAGGGAGGGCCAGGCTGTGGGATTCTACTCTGTTAAACCCAAAG GAAGCCTGTTAAACTGCTGGAGCGGGGCCTGTTACCTGCTGCCTGTTTTGGACACAGTGCTTGTGAGGAAGAGCTGCAGGAGGAGAGGCTTTGGCCTTCAGATGTTGAAAGATTTCTGCTCGTCATTCACTGTCGATGAGACTTTAGGAGTCAGTTCTCCTATATCTCCCAGCATGGCAGCAG TTCTCAGAATATTTCTGCAGCAGCATGAGGAGCACCGTGAGCATCTGTACGAGGTGGAGGCACCAGGAGGCTGGGCTCAGCGACAAAACATCTGGCTGAACATCCAGCTGGGCCGCTACTCATGG ACTCACGCTGGACCTGACCCGACCTCTGAAGAGTTCAGCTCAACATAA
- the ldhd gene encoding putative D-lactate dehydrogenase, mitochondrial, protein MWCGVSAALWPVRCRSFLLQCRNICSGNVGRKSVVDGVLPSFRSVCGEDGVSLSEAIREQHGKDESVHKCCPPDVVVFPRSVDEVSALAKICHMHCLPIIPFGTGTGLEGGVGAMKGGVCFSLRNMDQVLDLHVEDFDVTVEPGVTRKALNSYLRDTGLWFPVDPGADASLCGMAATSASGTNAVRYGTMRENIMNLEVVLADGTIINTAGKGRRPRKTSAGYNLTNLFVGSEGTLGIITKTTLRLYGIPEAVVSAVCSFPSVQAAVDSTVQILQSGVPIARIEFLDDVMIDACNRFSSLSYPVTPTLFLEFHGSERSLEEQVNTSEEITQCNGGSDFQWAKDEETRSRLWKARHDAWYAALALRPGCKAYATDVCVPLSMLPQIIVETKEDLIANKLTGPIAGHVGDGNFHCLMVLDPNDPDELQRVHLFTERLARRALAMSGTCTGEHGVGLGKRALLVEEMGAQAIQVMQSLKETLDPKNLMNPGKVLQ, encoded by the exons ATGTGGTGTGGCGTGTCTGCTGCTCTCTGGCCTGTGCGCTGTCGCAGCTTTTTGTTGCAGTGTCGTAACATTTGTTCTGGAAACGTCGGCAGG aagtCTGTGGTGGATGGCGTTCTCCCTTCGTTCAGGTCTGTATGCGGTGAAGACGGTGTCTCGTTGAGTGAAGCCATCAGAGAACAACATGGCAAAGATGAGTCCGTACACAA ATGTTGCCCTCCGGATGTGGTGGTGTTCCCACGGAGTGTGGACGAGGTCAGTGCACTGGCCAAGATCTGCCACATGCACTGCCTTCCCATCATTCCCTTTGGTACTGGCACTGGTCTGGAAGGAGGTGTCGGTGCAATGAAG GGTGGCGTGTGCTTTAGTTTAAGGAACATGGACCAGGTCCTGGATCTGCACGTGGAGGACTTTGACGTCACGGTGGAGCCGGGTGTGACTCGAAAGGCTCTCAATTCCTACCTGAGAGACACTGGCCTCTGGTTTCCTGTTG ATCCTGGAGCTGATGCGTCTCTTTGCGGAATGGCTGCCACCAGTGCGTCTGGTACGAACGCTGTGCGTTATGGGACTATGAGGGAAAACATTATGAACCTGGAAGTGGTGCTGGCTGACGGAACCATCATAAACACAGCAGGAAAAGGCAGACGTCCCAG GAAGACTTCAGCAGGCTATAACCTAACAAACTTGTTTGTTGGTTCTGAGGGGACGTTGGGGATAATCACTAAAACAACGTTACGACTCTACGGTATTCCAGAGGCTGTGGTGTCGGCCGTCTGCTCTTTCCCCTCCGTTCAGGCTGCTGTGGACAGCACTGTGCAGATTCTGCAATCTGGCGTCCCCATTGCTCGTATCG aGTTTTTGGATGATGTGATGATTGATGCGTGCAACAGGTTCAGCTCTCTGTCTTACCCTGTGACACCAACCCTTTTCCTGGAGTTTCACGGCTCGGAACGAAGCCTTGAGGAGCAAGTCAACACATCCG AAGAGATTACTCAATGTAACGGAGGTTCAGACTTTCAGTGGGCAAAAGATGAGGAGACACGGAGCCGACTGTGGAAAGCTCGTCATGATGCCTGGTACGCTGCACTGGCTCTCAGGCCTGGCTGTAAG GCATATGCCACAGATGTGTGTGTCCCACTGTCCATGCTGCCCCAGATTATAGTAGAGACAAAAGAAGACCTGATCGCAAATAAACTTACAG GTCCCATTGCAGGTCATGTGGGGGACGGAAACTTCCACTGCCTGATGGTGTTGGATCCCAACGATCCTGATGAGCTGCAGAGAGTTCATCTGTTCACTGAGAGACTGGCCAG GCGTGCACTGGCCATGAGCGGCACGTGTACAGGTGAGCATGGCGTGGGTCTGGGTAAGCGAGCTCTGCTGGTTGAAGAGATGGGAGCCCAGGCCATCCAGGTTATGCAGAGCCTTAAGGAAACCCTCGACCCAAAAAACCTAATGAATCCTGGGAAGGTTCTGCAATGA